In Cyprinus carpio isolate SPL01 chromosome B7, ASM1834038v1, whole genome shotgun sequence, a genomic segment contains:
- the LOC109055958 gene encoding aminopeptidase N-like translates to MGKGFYISKPLGIVLFGLGAGAVLTIFALSVVYAQEKWKNEVNAIDGTRMVTTAAPHRTSAPSNEPWDKYRLPDALLPEYYNVTLWPRLVLDERGMYIFTGKSGVAFTCMKETNLILIHSNELNFTLTSEMHHAKLTGLGGTSAPAILKTWFQTQTQFMVIQLKGKLQVGKSYWLYTEFHGELSDDLGGFYRSEYTENGVKKVVATTQMQPTAARNAFPCFDEPSMKAIFHLTLLHPRGTVALSNGMELGTESITIDNQEVLQTRFEPTQKMSTYLLAFVVSEFTNIRSPPEANILIRIWGRREAIETGQGDYALNVTFPILKYFENYYNTTYPLSKSDQIALPDFAAGAMENWGLVTYRELSLFYDPNVSSNEDKEWVVTVITHELAHMWFGNLVTMRWWNDLWLNEGFANYVSYLGADYAEPTWNIKDLMVLQQVQRAFEVDALVSSHPLSSQEDEVITPDQIDLLFDTITYSKGAAILRMLSEFLTESIFANGLHNYLHEYAYNNTVYTDLWKKLQEVIDADSSIQLPASINEIMNRWILQMGFPVVTIDTRTGSITQQHFLIHPEAVVDKPSDYNYEWFVPITWMKSGSNMGQHWLLTKTASYEPMKTDTDWLLANLNVTGYYRVNYDPQNWERLLIQLNSDHKVIPVLNRGQIIDDAFNLARAQIINITLALRTTKYLYKEKEYIPWESAIRNLQYFFLMFDRTEVYGPLQTYLRGEVQPLFDHFKVITSNWTQKPPRYMDQYNQINAISMACKTGVKGCSELTRMWYRQWMKNPDTSPIPSNLKVTVYCNAIAAGGVEEWDFGWQMFKNSTIAAEAEKLLYGLSCTKEPWLLNRYLEYSIDPNLIRKQDITYAIVYIADNVIGQPLVWDFFRANWEYITKNFEDGPFFFGGLIKGITKKFSTEFELQQLQRFQEDFAASNFSFGMQAIEQAIEQTKANIKWISENKAQVMNWLIEQSD, encoded by the exons ATGGGGAAAGGCTTTTACATTAGTAAGCCTCTAGGGATTGTGCTATTTGGGTTGGGCGCTGGGGCCGTGCTCACCATTTTTGCACTCTCAGTGGTCTATGCTCAAGAGAAATGGAAAAACGAGGTAAATGCAATAGACGGGACCCGCATGGTGACGACTGCAGCACCCCACAGAACCTCGGCACCGTCGAACGAGCCCTGGGACAAGTACAGACTGCCTGACGCCCTTCTTCCTGAGTACTACAATGTGACGCTTTGGCCTCGGTTGGTGCTGGACGAGCGGGGCATGTACATTTTCACTGGGAAATCTGGAGTTGCATTTACTTGCATGAAGGAGACCAACCTGATCCTTATTCATTCCAATGAGCTGAACTTCACCTTGACCTCAGAGATGCATCATGCCAAGCTGACGGGTTTGGGAGGGACAAGCGCTCCGGCCATTCTGAAGACCTGgtttcaaacacaaacacagttcaTGGTGATTCAGCTGAAAGGAAAACTACAAGTTGGAAAATCCTATTGGCTCTACACGGAATTCCatggagagctgtcagatgaccTCGGAGGATTTTACAGAAGCGAATACACAGAAAATGGTGTAAAAAA AGTTGTCGCCACAACACAAATGCAGCCCACCGCCGCCCGGAACGCTTTCCCCTGCTTTGATGAGCCATCAATGAAGGCCATCTTCCATCTGACTCTCCTTCACCCTCGTGGAACTGTGGCCCTTTCTAACGGCATGGAGCTGG GCACTGAAAGCATCACCATAGATAATCAAGAGGTTTTACAGACCAGATTTGAGCCAACTCAGAAAATGTCAACATATCTGTTGGCCTTTGTTGTCAGTGAATTTACCAACATACGATCCCCTCCAGAGGCCAATATTTTG atcagAATATGGGGACGCAGAGAAGCCATTGAAACTGGTCAGGGAGATTATGCCCTTAATGTGACATTCCCTATTTTGAAATATTTCGAAAACTATTACAACACCACGTACCCCCTATCCAAATCAG ACCAAATCGCACTTCCTGATTTCGCTGCTGGAGCCATGGAAAACTGGGGTCTGGTCACATACAGAGAGCTATCGCTTTTCTACGATCCTAACGTGTCCTCTAATGAAGATAAAGAATGGGTGGTCACTGTTATTACACATGAACTTGCACACATG TGGTTTGGGAACCTTGTGACCATGAGATGGTGGAACGACCTGTGGCTCAATGAAGGTTTTGCAAATTATGTTTCATATCTTGGAGCTGATTATGCTGAGCCCACCTGGAATATT AAAGATCTGATGGTGCTGCAACAGGTTCAGAGGGCGTTTGAGGTTGACGCTCTTGTTTCCTCCCACCCGCTTTCTTCACAAGAGGATGAAGTCATCACACCGGATCAAATCGATCTGTTATTTGATACCATCACGTATAGCAAG GGGGCTGCAATACTGAGAATGTTGTCAGAGTTTCTGACAGAGTCTATCTTTGCTAATGGACTTCAT AACTATTTGCATGAGTATGCATACAACAACACTGTGTACACAGATCTTTGGAAAAAACTGCAGGAA GTTATAGACGCAGATTCAAGCATCCAACTCCCAGCCTCaataaatgaaattatgaatCGCTGGATTCTTCAGATGGGTTTTCCTGTAGTAACTATTGACACTCGAACAGGAAGTATCACTCAGCAGCACTTCCTGATACACCCAGAGGCAGTAGTGGACAAGCCATCTGACTACAA TTATGAATGGTTTGTGCCAATCACATGGATGAAGAGCGGCAGTAACATGGGCCAGCACTGGCTGCTTACTAAAACAGCTTCATATGAGCCCATGAAGACCGATACTGACTGGTTATTGGCCAACCTGAATGTCACGGGATACTACAGGGTTAATTATGATCCCCAGAACTGGGAACGTCTCCTCATACAACTGAATTCAGATCATAAA GTTATTCCAGTCCTTAACAGGGGTCAGATAATTGATGATGCATTTAATTTGGCGAG GGCACAGATAATCAACATAACCTTGGCTCTGAGAACAACTAAGTATCTCTACAAGGAGAAGGAGTACATACCGTGGGAATCTGCCATAAGAAATTTACAGTACTTTTTCCTCATGTTTGACCGAACAGAAGTCTATGGACCTTTACAG ACTTACCTGCGGGGAGAGGTGCAGCCTCTTTTTGACCACTTCAAAGTTATCACATCAAACTGGACTCAGAAACCCCCAAGATACATGGACCA ATACAACCAAATAAACGCAATCTCAATGGCTTGCAAAACCGGAGTGAAAGGATGTTCAGAGCTCACTAGAATGTGGTACAGACAGTGGATGAAGAACCCTGACACTAGCCC AATTCCCTCAAATCTGAAGGTCACTGTGTACTGTAATGCCATCGCTGCTGGAGGTGTTGAGGAGTGGGATTTCGGATGGCAGATGTTCAAGAACAGTACCATTGCTGCAGAGGCAGAGAAACTGTTATATGGTCTGTCATGCACTAAAGAGCCCTGGCTGTTAAACAG GTACCTGGAATACTCAATAGATCCAAACCTGATCAGGAAGCAGGACATTACCTACGCTATTGTGTATATTGCAGACAATGTAATTGGACAACCATTGGTTTGGGACTTTTTCAGAGCAAACTGGGAGTATATAACTAAGAA TTTTGAGGATGGACCCTTCTTTTTTGGAGGACTGATCAAAGGCATCACAAAAAAGTTTTCCACAGAATTTGAACTGCAACAG TTGCAGCGATTTCAAGAGGACTTTGCAGCAAGCAATTTTAGTTTTGGTATGCAGGCAATAGAGCAGGCCATTGAACAAACAAAAGCCAACATTAAATGGATATCTGAAAACAAAGCGCAAGTGATGAACTGGCTAATTGAACAGTCAGACTAA
- the LOC109100670 gene encoding mesoderm posterior protein 2-like, whose amino-acid sequence MDTSSSSLQLQDSSACLFDCENLLDQSYAVSDAGYYSAGSSLSPASSTDSCGFSPPAYPCGVGQDIAQVIPHHSITTQGRNKVQPPKRTGRPRSKFPGVKRQTASEREKLRMRDLTKALHHLRSYLPPSVAPVGKTLTKIETLRLTIQYISCLSAQLELTEDEVDCGAQAEVNAASTIFDGFTATPSAPQSLPAQQFPSMTCYQTQNPVEGEFLSFPAQDCWFLEQHNFFHGQC is encoded by the exons ATGGATACCTCCAGCTCTTCTCTTCAGCTCCAAGACAGCAGCGCTTGCCTGTTTGACTGTGAGAACCTTTTGGATCAGAGCTATGCCGTATCAGATGCAGGCTACTACAGCGCCGGCAGCAGCCTGTCTCCAGCCTCTTCCACAGATTCCTGTGGCTTCTCCCCTCCGGCTTACCCTTGTGGAGTGGGACAGGACATAGCCCAGGTCATCCCACACCACAGCATCACCACCCAGGGGAGGAACAAGGTCCAGCCACCCAAGAGAACCGGGCGGCCAAGGTCAAAATTCCCTGGAGTGAAACGGCAAACCGCAAGTGAGCGGGAGAAGCTGAGGATGAGGGATCTGACCAAAGCTCTTCATCACCTCAGGTCATACCTGCCTCCATCAGTGGCTCCTGTTGGAAAAACCTTGACCAAGATCGAGACGCTGCGGCTCACTATCCAGTACATCTCCTGCCTGTCTGCTCAGCTCGAACTCACTGAAGATGAGGTTGATTGTGGAGCTCAGGCCGAGGTCAATGCTGCATCAACCATCTTTGACGGCTTCACTGCAACCCCTTCAGCTCCTCAAAGTTTACCAGCTCAGCAGTTCCCATCTATGACCTGTTATCAG ACTCAGAATCCAGTCGAAGGCGAATTCCTATCCTTCCCAGCTCAGGATTGTTGGTTTCTCGAACAACACAATTTCTTCCACGGACAGTGCTGA
- the LOC109100669 gene encoding mesogenin-1-like → MESSSHSQQNQWSCSSSESEFYSVSSPDTISPDPSMDRGFTPYHQAQPACPKSVKPAGAVKKKRRLRVKNPSEQRQNASEKEKLRMRDLTKALHHLRTYLPPSVAPVGQTLTKIETLRLTIRYISFLSAQLGLGEVELNHRKNRNGGCSYSPEIVGYFQYMAGDWVEQEQSYGHYNGQYEGCSGHAGHCDEINKDQCGGSSQQHSTEQNFSANVDGFLQSQQCA, encoded by the coding sequence ATGGAAAGCTCAAGCCACAGCCAGCAGAACCAGTGGAGCTGTTCAAGCTCAGAGTCAGAGTTTTACAGCGTTTCCTCTCCAGATACCATCTCGCCGGATCCATCCATGGACCGGGGCTTCACCCCTTACCACCAGGCCCAGCCTGCATGCCCAAAATCAGTCAAACCTGCAGGGGCCGTCAAGAAGAAACGCAGATTAAGGGTGAAGAACCCGAGCGAGCAACGGCAGAATGCCAGTGAGAAGGAGAAACTGAGGATGAGGGATCTGACCAAAGCTCTCCACCATCTCAGGACCTACCTGCCTCCGTCTGTAGCTCCCGTAGGCCAAACCCTGACCAAGATCGAGACGCTCCGCCTCACCATACGCTACATCTCGTTTCTGTCTGCTCAGCTGGGTCTCGGTGAAGTAGAGCTGAACCACAGGAAGAACAGGAACGGCGGCTGCTCTTATTCTCCAGAGATCGTTGGTTATTTTCAGTATATGGCTGGGGATTGGGTGGAGCAAGAACAGAGTTACGGTCACTATAATGGACAGTATGAGGGTTGCTCTGGTCATGCAGGGCACTGTGATGAGATCAACAAAGATCAGTGTGGTGGTTCCTCACAGCAGCATTCAACAGAGCAAAACTTCTCTGCAAATGTAGACGGCTTCCTCCAGTCACAACAGTGTGCTTAG